A window of Halobacillus naozhouensis genomic DNA:
AAGTATTAATGACTTAATGGTTCCAGCCTTGTTGGGTTATAACAGGTAAAAGCAATAAAAATAGACCCCCTTGTGTGATGGCAATGTGGGTCTATTTTTCCCTCGTTAGAGTCTTACCCTCTTGATGGGGTCAGTCTATTGAGAACCGGCAATGTTCGCGCATTGTCGGTCTTTTTTATGATATTCATTCTTCCAATTCTTATGTATATAGTGTACCAGAACTTAAAATAATTTAAATCCATCAAAGCATAAATAGCCTAAAATGGGGATCAACATGGCTTTGAAGGGGCACAAATGGGGCACAAACACACATCAAAAAAATAAACCCTTATCACACATGTTGTTGTGATAAGGGTTTATAGTTATTAACCAATAGAACCTTCCATCTCGAATTTAATGAGACGATTCATTTCTACAGCATATTCCATCGGAAGTTCTTTCGTAAATGGTTCAATGAAGCCCATTACGATCATTTCAGTTGCTTCCTCTTCAGAAATACCGCGGCTCATTAGATAGAACAGCTGCTCTTCAGAGACTTTCGAAACTTTCGCTTCGTGTTCCAGCGAGATATTTTCGTTCATAATTTCGTTGTAAGGAATTGTATCAGACGTTGATTTATTATCCATAATCAGTGTATCACACTCAACGTTAGAACGGGCTCCCTCTGCTTTACGTCCAAATTGCACGATTCCGCGGTATGTTACTTTACCACCGTGTTTAGAAATGGATTTTGAAACGATTGTAGAAGAGGTATTCGGTGCCAGGTGGTGCATTTTAGCGCCGGCATCCTGATGTTGTCCTTTACCAGCAAGTGCGATAGATAACGTCATTCCGCGAGCTCCTTCACCTTTAAGAAGCACAGATGGATATTTCATTGTAAGCTTAGAACCTAAGTTACCGTCTACCCATTCCATTGTAGCATTCTCTTCGGCGACAGCGCGCTTCGTAACGAGGTTATACACATTGTTTGCCCAGTTTTGGATTGTTGTATAACGGCAGTAAGCATCTTTTTTAACAATGATCTCAACTACTGCACTGTGCAATGAACTTGAAGAGTAAGTTGGTGCTGTACACCCTTCAACATAGTGTACGGAAGCTCCTTCATCAACGATGATCAACGTACGCTCAAACTGCCCCATGTTCTCGGAATTAATTCTGAAATAAGCTTGTAACGGTGTTTCAACTTTCTGTCCTTTTGGAACATAGATGAAGGAACCACCGGACCAAACAGCTGAATTTAGTGCAGAGAACTTGTTGTCAGAAGCTGGAATAACCTTGGCAAAGTACTCTTTGAATAGCTCTTCGTTTTCCTTTAACGCTGTATCCGTGTCTTTAAAGACTACACCAAGTTCTTCAAGATCTTTTTCCATATTGTGATAAACTACTTCAGATTCGTACTGGGCAGAAACCCCTGCAAGATACTTCTGCTCTGCTTCAGGAATCCCCAGACGATCGAAAGTGTTCTTGATTTCTTCAGGTACTTCATCCCATGAACGTTCAGAACCTTCAGATGGTTTGACGTAATAGGTAATATCATCAAAATCCAGTTCGGACAAGTCACCGCCCCATTGAGGCATTGGCTTTTTGTAAAACTGTTCAAGAGACTTCAGTCGGAAATCAAGCATCCACTGCGGTTCTTCTTTATAATCGGAGATTTGCTTAACAACTTCTGCTGTCAAGCCTTTTTCAGTACGGAAAATAGAAACATCTTTTTCATGAAAACCGTATTGATATTCCCCAACCTCTGGCGCTTTTTTAGCCATGATTAAATACCTCCTTTTGGTATATAAAGACAATTAATCTTCTTGTTCGTCGTCCACACCTTTTTCCATTGCTTTCCATGCAAGCGTAGCACATTTAATACGTGCTGGAAACTTAGCTACACCTTGTAAAGCTTCAATGTCACCAAGGTCGATGCTGTCATCATCCACTTCATTACCGAGCATTAATTCAGAAAACATGTGTGACATTTTTACTGCATCTTCAATTTTTTGCCCTTTGATGGCCTGTGTCATCATAGATGCTGAGGACATGCTGATTGAACAGCCTTCACCATCAAATTTGGCATCCTCAACTACTCCTTCGTTTACTTGCAACTGAAGTTGTATCCGATCACCGCACGTTGGGTTATTCATATCAACAGTAAGGTGATCTCCCTCTACTGTACCACGATTACGAGGATTTTTGTAATGGTCCATAATAACTTGGCGGTAGAGTGTATCTAGGTTATTAAAAGACATCGCCAAAATACTCCTTTGTTGTTTGTAATCCCTGAACAAGTCGATCGATATCCTCTTCAGTGTTGTAAAGATAAAAGCTAGCTCTCGCCGTAGCAGAAACCTCAAGCCACTTCATTAACGGCTGAGCACAATGGTGACCAGCACGAACAGCTATTCCTTCCGCATCAAGTACTGTTGCCAGATCATGCGGATGTACATCTGCCAGGTTAAAGGTAACTAGTCCTGCTCGTTTATCAGGACCGTAGATCGTTAAACCTTCGACCGTTTTCATTTGCTGCTGTGCATACTCAACAAGCTTATGTTCATGCTCAGCTATTTCATGTAACCCAACCTCATTAAGGAAATCAATTGCAGCACCGAGGCCTACGGCACCTGCAATAATTGGTGTGCCCCCTTCAAACTTCCAAGGAAGCTCCTTCCAGGTTGAATCATAAAGATTTACAAAGTCGATCATTTCTCCACCAAACTCGACAGGCTCCATCTCATTTAATAATGATCGCTTACCATAAAGAACACCGATACCTGTAGGGCCACACATTTTGTGCCCTGAGAAAGCATAAAAATCACAGTCAAGCTCTTGAACATCTACCTTCAAATGAGGCGCCCCTTGAGCCCCATCAACTAACATGACAGCACCATTACGATGGGCTATAGCAGCAATCTCTTTAACAGGGTTTATAGTCCCAAGTACATTAGATACGTGTGCTATTGCTACAATTTTTGTATTCTCTGTAATCGTCTTCTCGGCTTCTTCCAGGAGAATCGTCCCGTCAGACTGAAGTGGCATATACTTTAAAGTTGCTCCGGTTGCTTTAGCCAATTGCTGCCAGGGAATAATATTACTATGATGTTCCATAGGGGTGATCACAATTTCATCACCTTGACTCAGGCTAGCACGTCCATAGCTTACAGCGACTGTATTAATCGCTGTTGTTGTTCCTCTTGTGAAAATGATTTCTTGCGTACTTGCTGCATGAATAAATCTGCGAACTTTTTCACGTGCACCTTCATACTCATCCGTTGCCCGGGTCCCCAGTGTATGCACTCCACGGTGTACATTAGAATTGTAGCCGCGGTAATATTCATCCAGCTTCTCAATAACCTGAACAGGCTTTTGAGATGTAGCGGAAGAATCTAAATATACGAGCGGGTGGCCATTAACTTCCTGATGCAGAATCGGGAAAGCATCACGAACCGCTTTTATATCCATTAATAAACTTTCCTTTCGATCACTTTCGTTAACTGTTCTTTAACAGCTTTTACAGGAAGCTGATTCACAACAGGTGCCAGGAAGCCATGAATAACTAGGCGCTCAGCCTCTACCTGAGAGATGCCGCGGCTCATCAAGTAATACAGCTGAATTGGGTCTACACGACCCACAGAAGCTGCGTGGCCTGCTGTTACATCATCTTCATCAATAAGCAGAATAGGGTTTGCATCACCACGTGCATCCTTACTCAACATAAGAACACGTGATTCTTGTTCCGCATTTGATTTAGTAGCCCCATGCTCAATTTTCCCGATTCCGTTAAAGATACCAGAAGATTTATCTTTCATAACACCATGTTGAAGAATATATCCTTCTGAACCTTTTCCAAAATGTGTGATGTTTGCTGTGAAGTTTTGCTTTTGTCCTCCACGTCCGATCGCAACTGTCTTAGCATTTGAATGAGAGTTATCACCAAGTAAATGTGTGATGTTCTCTGAAATTGTATCGCCTTCATTCATTTGTCCAAGCGCCCATTCAAGCGTTGCATCACGATCAGCAACTCCTCGGCGATTCGCATACACGGTTGTTCCTACATCAAAGTTGTCAACAGCACCAAAGTCAACCTTGGATCCGGCTTTTGCAAAAACTTCTGTAACAATATTGGCAGACGTTTTTTCCTCTTTGTTGTGAGAAATATAGTTTTCCACATATGTTACTGAACTATTTTCTTCTGCTACAACTAACACGTGATTAATTAAAGAAGCTTCCGGATCTTCCTGCCAAAAAATGGCTTGCAGAGGTTCTTCAATCTCCACATTTTTAGGGACATATAAGAAAACACCGCCATTCATCAGAGCAGCATGCAACGCCGTCAGACGATGCTCATCAACATGAACAGCATCTGTCATATAATATTGCTCCACTAAGTTACTATGCTCTCGTACAGCAGTTTTCATGTCAGTAAAAATTACACCCAGATCTTTCAACTTTTGGTCCAAGCTCCCATAAGCGGCAGTATGATTACGCTGGATTACTAAGTTTTGCTGCTCTTTTTCTTGATCCAGGAAGTTTTGAATCTCTTCAGGGAGATCTCCTAATGATTCAATCTCTTCTCCGCTGACATCATGTTTAAAGTCCGAGAAATTCCATTTACTAACATTAGTCTTATCAGGCTTCGGCATCTCCAGTGATGCTGATTTATCCAGGGCACGCAGACGAAGGGTTTTCATCCACTCTGGTTCATTTAAGCCTTGAGAGAATTGTGTTACATATTCTTTGTCGTATGGTAGTGAGACTTTTACAGTCATAATGATCCCTCCTATCTATTACGCTTGTTGACCGATGGTTTCGTCTTCAATGCCAAGCTCTTGCTTGATCCAATCATAACCCTCTTCTTCAAGGCGCTGAGCCAATTCAGGTCCACCTGACTTCACTACTCGCCCTTGCATCATTACATGTACTTTGTCCGGTGTAATGTAATTAAGAAGGCGTTGATAGTGAGTAATCATTAAGCATCCGAATGTATCATTACGCATTTGATTGATTCCTTTTGCCACAACCTTCAGAGCATCAATATCCAAACCAGAGTCAATTTCATCCAAAATAGCAATAGCCGGCTTCACCATCATCAGCTGAAGGATTTCATTACGTTTTTTCTCACCGCCGGAGAATCCTTCGTTCAGGTAACGCTGAGCCATATTCTTATCCATATCAAGGGTATCCATCGTACCATCCATTTCTTTGATGAATTTCATTAGAGAAATTTCATCGCCTTCTTCACGCTGAGCATTAATTGCTGTACGAAGGAAGTCTGAGTTCGTTACACCGCTGATTTCACTTGGGTATTGCATAGCCAAGAATAAGCCTGCTTGAGCACGCTCGTCCACTTCCATTTCAAGAACATTTTCTCCGTCAAGAAGAATTTCACCTTGAGTAACTTGGTATTTTGGGTGTCCCATAACTGCAGAGGCAAGTGTCGATTTACCTGTTCCGTTAGGTCCCATAACAGCGTGGAACTCTCCACCTGTAATTGTAAGATTTACACCTTTTAAGATTTGCTGACCTTCAATTTCTACGTGAAGATCTTTGATTTCAAGCGTTGATCCTGCCATAAATAATACCTCCAGTTAATCTATTATTATTGAATGTGTTGGTTGTTGTGGATCAAAAAACCATTCTCAATTTATTCTCATTACAATCTTATATCATTTAGAATCTGATATCAACTGATTTCAATTGTCAGCACGTGCTTTACCCCATTAATTTGATAGCTCATAAATTAATGAGATAACAAGTTTCTTCCCTATTATAATAACAAACTTTTACGCAACAAAAAAATCAGGTGTCCTAAGATCACCTGATTCTTTATCATTCTATTTATGCAGTTGACGATCCACTTGCGCGACCATTTTCTGACTCCGTTCGAATTCTCGTTGGCGTTTTTCCTCAATTTTCAATCTTTCATCCAACTTACTGCTGTATTCTGCGTAGCTGATGTTATGGGCTTGTTGCATCGCTTTTTCCATTTCAGCAGTGTAATTCAAACTCAAATAGTCACTAATAATAAATCAACCCTTTCAGATTTTTTACACAATTTAGCTTATCACAGATTTTTACCCGCGCCAAAGTTGAAATAAACCTAAAAACGGAATATTGAAGCGTTTTTGAATAATAATACAACCTTATACATCCATATGTTTATAATAAGTCTGATTTCCTCCACTTTTCAAAAAATTATACAGTAGTCTTAATGTTTATCTGAAGATAAGTCAGAATATGCATCTTGAACGAGTGTCATTGCCTGACTTAATGCAGCCCCGCCGCCAAAAGCTGCAGCCACTCCGCAAGCTTCCATGATTTCCTGCTCACTTGCAGCTTGATCGACACAACCTTTTGTATGATAAACCATACAATACTCATCCTGTGCAACAATGCTTATACTGAGAGCCATAAGCTGCTTATCCTTTTTAGATAGTTCTCCATCATTGAAACATGCTTCCGAAAAAGCATTAAAGTGGCGGGCAGCTTCAGGCATTTTTTCTGAAAAAATCCCTATACCGTGTTTATACTCCTGCAAATATTCTGATGTCCAATTAAATTCTTGTTCTTCCATCCGTAATGCCCCCTAAAATAAAAATACGTGACTTCGGTTAGTTTTAACGAAGTCACGTATTGTATGCGTTACATTATTTTACTTTCCATCAACTGGAACAACAGCGCCATCATATTCCTCTTTAATAAAAGTTTGGATTTCTTCTGAGTGAAGAACATCAACTAGTGTTTGAAGTGCTTTGGAATCCTTATCCTCACTTTGTGCTGCTACAACGTTTACATAAGGTGATTCAGAGTCTTCCAGGATTAATGCATCTTCACTTGGGTTCAAACCTGCCTGAATAGCGTAATTGGTGTTAATAGCTACTAATGCACCTTCTTCACGTTTGTACGTTTTAGGAAGAATAGCGGCATCGACACCTGTATCAAATTTTAGGTTTTTAGGATTTTCCACAATATCGTCAACGGTTGCATTTACTTTATCCACGCCTTCATCCAGTTTAATCAGGCCTTCTCTTTCAAGAAGCGATAGAATACGTCCGTGATCAGCAACTGACCGGCTCATAATCACCGTTGT
This region includes:
- the sufC gene encoding Fe-S cluster assembly ATPase SufC, with product MAGSTLEIKDLHVEIEGQQILKGVNLTITGGEFHAVMGPNGTGKSTLASAVMGHPKYQVTQGEILLDGENVLEMEVDERAQAGLFLAMQYPSEISGVTNSDFLRTAINAQREEGDEISLMKFIKEMDGTMDTLDMDKNMAQRYLNEGFSGGEKKRNEILQLMMVKPAIAILDEIDSGLDIDALKVVAKGINQMRNDTFGCLMITHYQRLLNYITPDKVHVMMQGRVVKSGGPELAQRLEEEGYDWIKQELGIEDETIGQQA
- the sufD gene encoding Fe-S cluster assembly protein SufD, which translates into the protein MTVKVSLPYDKEYVTQFSQGLNEPEWMKTLRLRALDKSASLEMPKPDKTNVSKWNFSDFKHDVSGEEIESLGDLPEEIQNFLDQEKEQQNLVIQRNHTAAYGSLDQKLKDLGVIFTDMKTAVREHSNLVEQYYMTDAVHVDEHRLTALHAALMNGGVFLYVPKNVEIEEPLQAIFWQEDPEASLINHVLVVAEENSSVTYVENYISHNKEEKTSANIVTEVFAKAGSKVDFGAVDNFDVGTTVYANRRGVADRDATLEWALGQMNEGDTISENITHLLGDNSHSNAKTVAIGRGGQKQNFTANITHFGKGSEGYILQHGVMKDKSSGIFNGIGKIEHGATKSNAEQESRVLMLSKDARGDANPILLIDEDDVTAGHAASVGRVDPIQLYYLMSRGISQVEAERLVIHGFLAPVVNQLPVKAVKEQLTKVIERKVY
- a CDS encoding cysteine desulfurase, which translates into the protein MDIKAVRDAFPILHQEVNGHPLVYLDSSATSQKPVQVIEKLDEYYRGYNSNVHRGVHTLGTRATDEYEGAREKVRRFIHAASTQEIIFTRGTTTAINTVAVSYGRASLSQGDEIVITPMEHHSNIIPWQQLAKATGATLKYMPLQSDGTILLEEAEKTITENTKIVAIAHVSNVLGTINPVKEIAAIAHRNGAVMLVDGAQGAPHLKVDVQELDCDFYAFSGHKMCGPTGIGVLYGKRSLLNEMEPVEFGGEMIDFVNLYDSTWKELPWKFEGGTPIIAGAVGLGAAIDFLNEVGLHEIAEHEHKLVEYAQQQMKTVEGLTIYGPDKRAGLVTFNLADVHPHDLATVLDAEGIAVRAGHHCAQPLMKWLEVSATARASFYLYNTEEDIDRLVQGLQTTKEYFGDVF
- the sufU gene encoding Fe-S cluster assembly sulfur transfer protein SufU; protein product: MSFNNLDTLYRQVIMDHYKNPRNRGTVEGDHLTVDMNNPTCGDRIQLQLQVNEGVVEDAKFDGEGCSISMSSASMMTQAIKGQKIEDAVKMSHMFSELMLGNEVDDDSIDLGDIEALQGVAKFPARIKCATLAWKAMEKGVDDEQED
- the sufB gene encoding Fe-S cluster assembly protein SufB, which gives rise to MAKKAPEVGEYQYGFHEKDVSIFRTEKGLTAEVVKQISDYKEEPQWMLDFRLKSLEQFYKKPMPQWGGDLSELDFDDITYYVKPSEGSERSWDEVPEEIKNTFDRLGIPEAEQKYLAGVSAQYESEVVYHNMEKDLEELGVVFKDTDTALKENEELFKEYFAKVIPASDNKFSALNSAVWSGGSFIYVPKGQKVETPLQAYFRINSENMGQFERTLIIVDEGASVHYVEGCTAPTYSSSSLHSAVVEIIVKKDAYCRYTTIQNWANNVYNLVTKRAVAEENATMEWVDGNLGSKLTMKYPSVLLKGEGARGMTLSIALAGKGQHQDAGAKMHHLAPNTSSTIVSKSISKHGGKVTYRGIVQFGRKAEGARSNVECDTLIMDNKSTSDTIPYNEIMNENISLEHEAKVSKVSEEQLFYLMSRGISEEEATEMIVMGFIEPFTKELPMEYAVEMNRLIKFEMEGSIG
- a CDS encoding MetQ/NlpA family ABC transporter substrate-binding protein, encoding MKKFSISVLALLFILVLSACGSSGEKSSSEEGKTEIKVGATSVPHAEILQQAKPILEEKGITLKIEEYQDYILPNKDLAEGRIDANYFQHIPYLKAQEAEHGYDFANLGGIHIEPMGIYSKDISSIDEIEEGTTVIMSRSVADHGRILSLLEREGLIKLDEGVDKVNATVDDIVENPKNLKFDTGVDAAILPKTYKREEGALVAINTNYAIQAGLNPSEDALILEDSESPYVNVVAAQSEDKDSKALQTLVDVLHSEEIQTFIKEEYDGAVVPVDGK
- a CDS encoding carboxymuconolactone decarboxylase family protein, yielding MEEQEFNWTSEYLQEYKHGIGIFSEKMPEAARHFNAFSEACFNDGELSKKDKQLMALSISIVAQDEYCMVYHTKGCVDQAASEQEIMEACGVAAAFGGGAALSQAMTLVQDAYSDLSSDKH